One window from the genome of Salvelinus sp. IW2-2015 linkage group LG30, ASM291031v2, whole genome shotgun sequence encodes:
- the LOC111954980 gene encoding DENN domain-containing protein 3 isoform X6, translating into MADIPSGLLEACVVVGAASDKLREVHQSHQQGKIKELPLLGAEVLQVHAPPFVTKESASSENQGHAPAFSRVQRRRSFIKKKKERAGIANGETAKGSDGGGGTTTEDISVPKDLDLIALPQLCFPGGLQIASEQREDSYHYLVFTDVFGNRTHAVVVQYYRPIQFFQDGGHQNGHRSSSKSSRLYTAYGICVISKYPYYNALRDCLSCLLTQLKPSWMGDFEERVKEFSAKLALVPIPPPGQLHVVFNLRPLQIGLPSREDKDRPAVDLDLHLPFLCFRPRQLLQIITSLLTEQRVVLLSCDWARLTLLAESLMLFIHPLVWQHPFVPILSHQMLDFLMAPTAYLMGCHLHHYEEVAAETDDLILVNIDDGTVSSSWSDGIDLPDVPLAAAECFITRVEGLQVHYDLEVCHLGASTEVNERRAQRKQWQRKLNTHIQNITLELIVNIFREVHDHLNYEHRVFNSEEFFRSREQADQPFYKKVLDTHIFHSFLRDRLNRKMDAFTRMELSTRTEAYRLRSMTESPRRPTMQELARKYTSPESRLSKRLGASLPNLGESGGSLVGPLRQTSFKNIQVDSGMKSPQRPVRFFKLPEFPPPLAYHYVQNYYQEMITLLGKAISGAASEDSSLLARYHYLRGFVNTVAGKRLDALEDFQNLYKTDTDIFPGELVNALVDSLQEGEQALADRRPEIKRLISQVKRDHERERARHVDEGVKRFQLPKKHMQLEDFVRHVQESGIVKDQGTIHRLFEALTVECCKSSSAVKAPSQSIFYLDSNLEGQQKQVDPEIFRVFYTFWKETEAEAXEVALPASALEHLEANECVFKLSSSVKTSHGVGKIAMTQRRLFLLTEGRPGYMEVTKFRDIEEVKISSAPFLLLRIPSLKIKTTLRKETFEVNLKSEVDLWHLMVKEMWAGRKMADDHKDPQYMQQALTNALLMDAVVGCLQSQKAIFAATKLAHFDRMKLEVPLMVPKTTSETLKHKINPSLDLTSPQAVDVLLYTPGQLGVSSDSEGDGNPKLWCALSDGKVVVFDATSWSMQQNQVQVGTSRVNCMLGVDRQQVWIGSQDSVIYIISTRSMSCNKQLTDHRSEVTGLSLGERGEKYSPKVAYSCSAEGAVIVWDVSTLKVRKQFRVSCDRLQSVQLCNGTLWCCARDCIMEVWKNGMLHRKISLPEQLCGSPTAFSSLLLYHEREQLWTACIDVGELCVWHLREPTKPFQRIQLPDCAGVTCLIKVKNQIWVGGRGWSSGKSRGKIYVVDAQRHTVEKELVAHTDCVQALCSAEDRYVLSGAAREDGKIAIWKVE; encoded by the exons ATGGCAGATATTCCCTCTGGACTGCTGGAGGCTTGTGTGGTGGTTGGAGCAGCCAGCGATAAACTCAGGGAAGTCCATCAG TCCCATCAACAGGGCAAAATCAAAGAGCTTCCCCTGTTGGGGGCAGAGGTACTACAGGTTCATGCCCCACCTTTCGTGACCAAGGAGAGTGCGAGTAGCGAGAACCAGGGTCACGCCCCGGCCTTCAGCAGGGTCCAGAGGAGGCGCTCCTTCatcaagaagaagaaggagagggctGGAATAGCTAACGGAGAGACAGCCAAGGGTAGCGATGGAGGGGGCGGCACCACCACAGAGGACATCAGTGTCCCCAAGGACCTGGACCTCATCGCCCTGCCTCAACTCTGCTTCCCAG GTGGTCTTCAGATAGCCAGCGAGCAGAGAGAAGACTCGTACCATTACCTGGTGTTTACTGATGTCTTTGGGAACAGGACACATGCTGTAGTGGTGCAGTACTACAGGCCTATACAG TTTTTTCAGGATGGTGGGCACCAAAATGGCCACCGGTCATCCTCCAAGTCGTCCCGTCTCTACACGGCATACGGCATCTGTGTCATCTCTAAATACCCTTACTACAACGCTCTCCGGGACTGCCTGTCATG TCTCTTGACCCAGCTCAAGCCCAGCTGGATGGGGGACTTtgaggagagggtgaaggagttTTCAGCCAAGCTGGCGCTGGTGCCCATTCCCCCACCTGGGCAACTTCATGTG GTCTTTAACCTCAGGCCTCTCCAGATTGGGCTTCCCTCCCGGGAGGATAAGGACCGGCCGGCTGTTGACCTGGACCTCCATCTGCCTTTCCTGTGCTTTAGACCCCGACAGCTCCTCCAA ATCATTACCAGCCTGTTGACAGAGCAGAGGGTAGTACTGTTGTCCTGTGACTGGGCCCGGCTCACCCTGCTGGCAGAGAGCCTGATGCTCTTCATCCACCCCCTGGTGTGGCAGCACCCCTTCGTGCCCATCCTCTCACACCAGATGCTGGACTTCCTCATGGCGCCCACCGCCTACCTCATGGGCTGTCATCTGCACCACTATGAAGAGGTGGCTGCG GAAACGGATGATCTGATCCTGGTTAATATTGATGATGGGACCGTGTCGTCTTCCTGGTCTGATGGGATTGACCTGCCCGATGTCCCGCTGGCGGCCGCAGAGTGTTTTATAACACG ggtGGAGGGCCTCCAGGTGCACTATGACCTGGAGGTGTGTCACCTGGGGGCCAGTACAGAGGTGAACGAGAGGAGGGCCCAGAGGAAGCAGTGGCAGAGGAAACTCAACACACACATCCAGAATATCACTCTGGAACTCATCGTCAACATCTTCA gagaAGTCCACGATCACCTCAACTATGAGCACAGAGTCTTCAACAGTGAGGAGTTCTTTAGGTCTAGAGAGCAAGCAGACCAGCCATTCTACAAGAAG gTGTTGGACACACACATCTTCCACTCATTCCTACGGGATCGTCTGAACAGGAAGATGGACGCATTCACACGTATGGAGCTGAGTACTCGGACAGAAGCTTACAg GCTGAGGTCCATGACAGAGTCTCCGCGGCGGCCCACCATGCAGGAGTTGGCCCGTAAATACACCAGCCCAGAGAGCCGGCTCAGCAAGAGGCTGGGGGCCAGCCTGCCCAACCTGGGGGAGAGTGGGGGGTCTCTGGTGGGGCCCCTCAGGCAGACCTCCTTCAAGAACATACAGGTGGACAGCG GTATGAAGTCTCCCCAGAGGCCAGTGAGATTCTTCAAGCTTCCTGAGTTCCCCCCTCCGCTGGCCTACCACTACGTCCAGAATTACTACCAGGAGATGATCACCCTCCTGGGCAAGGCCATCAGCGGGGCGGCCTCCGAGGACTCCTCTCTCCTGGCTCGCTATCACTACCTCAGGGGCTTCGTGAACACCGTGGCCGGTAAACGCCTGGACGCTCTGGAAGACTTCCAGAACCTctacaagacagacacagacatcttCCCTGGCGAGCTGGTCAACGCGCTGGTGGACTCTCTACAGGAGGGCGAACAGGCACTGGCTGACCGCCGACCCGAAATCAAACGCCTGATTAGTCAAGTGAAGAGGGACCATGAGAGGGAGCGGGCGCGCCATGTCGACGAAGGTGTCAAGCGGTTCCAACTCCCGAAAAAGCACATGCAGTTGGAGGACTTTGTGAGGCATGTGCAGGAGTCTGGGATTGTCAAAGACCAGGGGACCATTCACCGGCTGTTTGAGGCTCTCACTGTGG AATGTTGTAAGAGCAGCTCTGCGGTGAAGGCTCCTTCCCAGTCTATCTTTTATCTTGATTCCAATCTGGAGG GCCAGCAGAAACAGGTGGACCCGGAGATATTCCGCGTGTTCTACACCTTCTGGAAGGAGACGGAGGCCGAGGCTKAGGAAGTGGCCCTGCCGGCCTCGGCCCTGGAGCACCTGGAGGCTAATGAGTGTGTCTTCAAGCTGTCCTCTTCGGTCAAGACAAGCCACGGCGTYGGCAAGATCGCCATGACACAGAGACGGCTGTTCCTGCTGACCGAAGGACGACCCGGGTACATGGAGGTCACCAAGTTCAGAGACATTGAG GAGGTGAAGATCTCCTCTGCTCCCTTCCTACTGCTGAGGATCCCGTCTTTGAAGATCAAGACCACCCTGAGGAAGGAGACGTTCGAGGTCAACCTGAAGTCAGAGGTTGACCTCTGGCACCTCATGGTCAAGGAGATGTGGGCTGGAAGGAAGATGGCCGACGACCACAAG GACCCCCAATATATGCAGCAGGCTCTGACCAACGCCCTGTTGATGGATGCAGTTGTTGGTTGTCTGCAGTCACAAAAGGCCATTTTTGCTGCAACCAAGCTGGCACACTTTGACAGAATGAAACTGGAAG TCCCGCTGATGGTCCCTAAAACCACGTCAGAGACCCTGAAACACAAGATCAACCCTTCTCTGGACCTGACAAGCCCCCAGGCGGTGGATGTTCTGCTCTACACCCCAG GCCAGCTGGGCGTGTCGTCTGACTCTGAGGGTGATGGGAACCCCAAACTGTGGTGTGCCTTGAGTGACGGGAAGGTGGTGGTGTTTGATGCAACCAGCTGGTCCATGCAGCAGAACCAAGTCCAAGTGGGAACTTCACGAGTG AACTGCATGCTGGGAGTGGACCGGCAGCAAGTGTGGATTGGCTCCCAGGATTCAGTCATTTACATAATCAGCACCCGCAGCATGTCCTGTAACAAGCAGCTGACAGACCACCGCAGTGAGGTCACAGGGCTGTCCCTAGGGGAACGCGGCGAGAAATACAG CCCCAAGGTGGCATACTCCTGCAGTGCGGAGGGTGCAGTGATAGTGTGGGACGTGTCCACGTTAAAGGTCAGGAAACAGTTCCGGGTCTCCTGCGACCGTCTCCAGTCCGTTCAGCTCTGCAATGGAACCCTATGGTGCT GTGCCAGAGACTGCATTATGGAGGTGTGGAAAAACGGAATGTTACATCGCAAGATCTCCCTTCCTGAGCAGCTCTGTGG
- the LOC111954980 gene encoding DENN domain-containing protein 3 isoform X3: MADIPSGLLEACVVVGAASDKLREVHQSHQQGKIKELPLLGAEVLQVHAPPFVTKESASSENQGHAPAFSRVQRRRSFIKKKKERAGIANGETAKGSDGGGGTTTEDISVPKDLDLIALPQLCFPGGLQIASEQREDSYHYLVFTDVFGNRTHAVVVQYYRPIQFFQDGGHQNGHRSSSKSSRLYTAYGICVISKYPYYNALRDCLSCLLTQLKPSWMGDFEERVKEFSAKLALVPIPPPGQLHVVFNLRPLQIGLPSREDKDRPAVDLDLHLPFLCFRPRQLLQIITSLLTEQRVVLLSCDWARLTLLAESLMLFIHPLVWQHPFVPILSHQMLDFLMAPTAYLMGCHLHHYEEVAAETDDLILVNIDDGTVSSSWSDGIDLPDVPLAAAECFITRVEGLQVHYDLEVCHLGASTEVNERRAQRKQWQRKLNTHIQNITLELIVNIFREVHDHLNYEHRVFNSEEFFRSREQADQPFYKKFSLQVLDTHIFHSFLRDRLNRKMDAFTRMELSTRTEAYRLRSMTESPRRPTMQELARKYTSPESRLSKRLGASLPNLGESGGSLVGPLRQTSFKNIQVDSGMKSPQRPVRFFKLPEFPPPLAYHYVQNYYQEMITLLGKAISGAASEDSSLLARYHYLRGFVNTVAGKRLDALEDFQNLYKTDTDIFPGELVNALVDSLQEGEQALADRRPEIKRLISQVKRDHERERARHVDEGVKRFQLPKKHMQLEDFVRHVQESGIVKDQGTIHRLFEALTVECCKSSSAVKAPSQSIFYLDSNLEGQQKQVDPEIFRVFYTFWKETEAEAXEVALPASALEHLEANECVFKLSSSVKTSHGVGKIAMTQRRLFLLTEGRPGYMEVTKFRDIEEVKISSAPFLLLRIPSLKIKTTLRKETFEVNLKSEVDLWHLMVKEMWAGRKMADDHKDPQYMQQALTNALLMDAVVGCLQSQKAIFAATKLAHFDRMKLEVPLMVPKTTSETLKHKINPSLDLTSPQAVDVLLYTPGQLGVSSDSEGDGNPKLWCALSDGKVVVFDATSWSMQQNQVQVGTSRVNCMLGVDRQQVWIGSQDSVIYIISTRSMSCNKQLTDHRSEVTGLSLGERGEKYSPKVAYSCSAEGAVIVWDVSTLKVRKQFRVSCDRLQSVQLCNGTLWCCARDCIMEVWKNGMLHRKISLPEQLCGSPTAFSSLLLYHEREQLWTACIDVGELCVWHLREPTKPFQRIQLPDCAGVTCLIKVKNQIWVGGRGWSSGKSRGKIYVVDAQRHTVEKELVAHTDCVQALCSAEDRYVLSGAAREDGKIAIWKVE, encoded by the exons ATGGCAGATATTCCCTCTGGACTGCTGGAGGCTTGTGTGGTGGTTGGAGCAGCCAGCGATAAACTCAGGGAAGTCCATCAG TCCCATCAACAGGGCAAAATCAAAGAGCTTCCCCTGTTGGGGGCAGAGGTACTACAGGTTCATGCCCCACCTTTCGTGACCAAGGAGAGTGCGAGTAGCGAGAACCAGGGTCACGCCCCGGCCTTCAGCAGGGTCCAGAGGAGGCGCTCCTTCatcaagaagaagaaggagagggctGGAATAGCTAACGGAGAGACAGCCAAGGGTAGCGATGGAGGGGGCGGCACCACCACAGAGGACATCAGTGTCCCCAAGGACCTGGACCTCATCGCCCTGCCTCAACTCTGCTTCCCAG GTGGTCTTCAGATAGCCAGCGAGCAGAGAGAAGACTCGTACCATTACCTGGTGTTTACTGATGTCTTTGGGAACAGGACACATGCTGTAGTGGTGCAGTACTACAGGCCTATACAG TTTTTTCAGGATGGTGGGCACCAAAATGGCCACCGGTCATCCTCCAAGTCGTCCCGTCTCTACACGGCATACGGCATCTGTGTCATCTCTAAATACCCTTACTACAACGCTCTCCGGGACTGCCTGTCATG TCTCTTGACCCAGCTCAAGCCCAGCTGGATGGGGGACTTtgaggagagggtgaaggagttTTCAGCCAAGCTGGCGCTGGTGCCCATTCCCCCACCTGGGCAACTTCATGTG GTCTTTAACCTCAGGCCTCTCCAGATTGGGCTTCCCTCCCGGGAGGATAAGGACCGGCCGGCTGTTGACCTGGACCTCCATCTGCCTTTCCTGTGCTTTAGACCCCGACAGCTCCTCCAA ATCATTACCAGCCTGTTGACAGAGCAGAGGGTAGTACTGTTGTCCTGTGACTGGGCCCGGCTCACCCTGCTGGCAGAGAGCCTGATGCTCTTCATCCACCCCCTGGTGTGGCAGCACCCCTTCGTGCCCATCCTCTCACACCAGATGCTGGACTTCCTCATGGCGCCCACCGCCTACCTCATGGGCTGTCATCTGCACCACTATGAAGAGGTGGCTGCG GAAACGGATGATCTGATCCTGGTTAATATTGATGATGGGACCGTGTCGTCTTCCTGGTCTGATGGGATTGACCTGCCCGATGTCCCGCTGGCGGCCGCAGAGTGTTTTATAACACG ggtGGAGGGCCTCCAGGTGCACTATGACCTGGAGGTGTGTCACCTGGGGGCCAGTACAGAGGTGAACGAGAGGAGGGCCCAGAGGAAGCAGTGGCAGAGGAAACTCAACACACACATCCAGAATATCACTCTGGAACTCATCGTCAACATCTTCA gagaAGTCCACGATCACCTCAACTATGAGCACAGAGTCTTCAACAGTGAGGAGTTCTTTAGGTCTAGAGAGCAAGCAGACCAGCCATTCTACAAGAAG ttttctttgcaggTGTTGGACACACACATCTTCCACTCATTCCTACGGGATCGTCTGAACAGGAAGATGGACGCATTCACACGTATGGAGCTGAGTACTCGGACAGAAGCTTACAg GCTGAGGTCCATGACAGAGTCTCCGCGGCGGCCCACCATGCAGGAGTTGGCCCGTAAATACACCAGCCCAGAGAGCCGGCTCAGCAAGAGGCTGGGGGCCAGCCTGCCCAACCTGGGGGAGAGTGGGGGGTCTCTGGTGGGGCCCCTCAGGCAGACCTCCTTCAAGAACATACAGGTGGACAGCG GTATGAAGTCTCCCCAGAGGCCAGTGAGATTCTTCAAGCTTCCTGAGTTCCCCCCTCCGCTGGCCTACCACTACGTCCAGAATTACTACCAGGAGATGATCACCCTCCTGGGCAAGGCCATCAGCGGGGCGGCCTCCGAGGACTCCTCTCTCCTGGCTCGCTATCACTACCTCAGGGGCTTCGTGAACACCGTGGCCGGTAAACGCCTGGACGCTCTGGAAGACTTCCAGAACCTctacaagacagacacagacatcttCCCTGGCGAGCTGGTCAACGCGCTGGTGGACTCTCTACAGGAGGGCGAACAGGCACTGGCTGACCGCCGACCCGAAATCAAACGCCTGATTAGTCAAGTGAAGAGGGACCATGAGAGGGAGCGGGCGCGCCATGTCGACGAAGGTGTCAAGCGGTTCCAACTCCCGAAAAAGCACATGCAGTTGGAGGACTTTGTGAGGCATGTGCAGGAGTCTGGGATTGTCAAAGACCAGGGGACCATTCACCGGCTGTTTGAGGCTCTCACTGTGG AATGTTGTAAGAGCAGCTCTGCGGTGAAGGCTCCTTCCCAGTCTATCTTTTATCTTGATTCCAATCTGGAGG GCCAGCAGAAACAGGTGGACCCGGAGATATTCCGCGTGTTCTACACCTTCTGGAAGGAGACGGAGGCCGAGGCTKAGGAAGTGGCCCTGCCGGCCTCGGCCCTGGAGCACCTGGAGGCTAATGAGTGTGTCTTCAAGCTGTCCTCTTCGGTCAAGACAAGCCACGGCGTYGGCAAGATCGCCATGACACAGAGACGGCTGTTCCTGCTGACCGAAGGACGACCCGGGTACATGGAGGTCACCAAGTTCAGAGACATTGAG GAGGTGAAGATCTCCTCTGCTCCCTTCCTACTGCTGAGGATCCCGTCTTTGAAGATCAAGACCACCCTGAGGAAGGAGACGTTCGAGGTCAACCTGAAGTCAGAGGTTGACCTCTGGCACCTCATGGTCAAGGAGATGTGGGCTGGAAGGAAGATGGCCGACGACCACAAG GACCCCCAATATATGCAGCAGGCTCTGACCAACGCCCTGTTGATGGATGCAGTTGTTGGTTGTCTGCAGTCACAAAAGGCCATTTTTGCTGCAACCAAGCTGGCACACTTTGACAGAATGAAACTGGAAG TCCCGCTGATGGTCCCTAAAACCACGTCAGAGACCCTGAAACACAAGATCAACCCTTCTCTGGACCTGACAAGCCCCCAGGCGGTGGATGTTCTGCTCTACACCCCAG GCCAGCTGGGCGTGTCGTCTGACTCTGAGGGTGATGGGAACCCCAAACTGTGGTGTGCCTTGAGTGACGGGAAGGTGGTGGTGTTTGATGCAACCAGCTGGTCCATGCAGCAGAACCAAGTCCAAGTGGGAACTTCACGAGTG AACTGCATGCTGGGAGTGGACCGGCAGCAAGTGTGGATTGGCTCCCAGGATTCAGTCATTTACATAATCAGCACCCGCAGCATGTCCTGTAACAAGCAGCTGACAGACCACCGCAGTGAGGTCACAGGGCTGTCCCTAGGGGAACGCGGCGAGAAATACAG CCCCAAGGTGGCATACTCCTGCAGTGCGGAGGGTGCAGTGATAGTGTGGGACGTGTCCACGTTAAAGGTCAGGAAACAGTTCCGGGTCTCCTGCGACCGTCTCCAGTCCGTTCAGCTCTGCAATGGAACCCTATGGTGCT GTGCCAGAGACTGCATTATGGAGGTGTGGAAAAACGGAATGTTACATCGCAAGATCTCCCTTCCTGAGCAGCTCTGTGG
- the LOC111954980 gene encoding DENN domain-containing protein 3 isoform X5, translating into MADIPSGLLEACVVVGAASDKLREVHQSHQQGKIKELPLLGAEVLQVHAPPFVTKESASSENQGHAPAFSRVQRRRSFIKKKKERAGIANGETAKGSDGGGGTTTEDISVPKDLDLIALPQLCFPGGLQIASEQREDSYHYLVFTDVFGNRTHAVVVQYYRPIQFFQDGGHQNGHRSSSKSSRLYTAYGICVISKYPYYNALRDCLSCLLTQLKPSWMGDFEERVKEFSAKLALVPIPPPGQLHVVFNLRPLQIGLPSREDKDRPAVDLDLHLPFLCFRPRQLLQIITSLLTEQRVVLLSCDWARLTLLAESLMLFIHPLVWQHPFVPILSHQMLDFLMAPTAYLMGCHLHHYEEVAAEVAAETDDLILVNIDDGTVSSSWSDGIDLPDVPLAAAECFITRVEGLQVHYDLEVCHLGASTEVNERRAQRKQWQRKLNTHIQNITLELIVNIFREVHDHLNYEHRVFNSEEFFRSREQADQPFYKKVLDTHIFHSFLRDRLNRKMDAFTRMELSTRTEAYRLRSMTESPRRPTMQELARKYTSPESRLSKRLGASLPNLGESGGSLVGPLRQTSFKNIQVDSGMKSPQRPVRFFKLPEFPPPLAYHYVQNYYQEMITLLGKAISGAASEDSSLLARYHYLRGFVNTVAGKRLDALEDFQNLYKTDTDIFPGELVNALVDSLQEGEQALADRRPEIKRLISQVKRDHERERARHVDEGVKRFQLPKKHMQLEDFVRHVQESGIVKDQGTIHRLFEALTVGQQKQVDPEIFRVFYTFWKETEAEAXEVALPASALEHLEANECVFKLSSSVKTSHGVGKIAMTQRRLFLLTEGRPGYMEVTKFRDIEEVKISSAPFLLLRIPSLKIKTTLRKETFEVNLKSEVDLWHLMVKEMWAGRKMADDHKDPQYMQQALTNALLMDAVVGCLQSQKAIFAATKLAHFDRMKLEVPLMVPKTTSETLKHKINPSLDLTSPQAVDVLLYTPGQLGVSSDSEGDGNPKLWCALSDGKVVVFDATSWSMQQNQVQVGTSRVNCMLGVDRQQVWIGSQDSVIYIISTRSMSCNKQLTDHRSEVTGLSLGERGEKYSPKVAYSCSAEGAVIVWDVSTLKVRKQFRVSCDRLQSVQLCNGTLWCCARDCIMEVWKNGMLHRKISLPEQLCGSPTAFSSLLLYHEREQLWTACIDVGELCVWHLREPTKPFQRIQLPDCAGVTCLIKVKNQIWVGGRGWSSGKSRGKIYVVDAQRHTVEKELVAHTDCVQALCSAEDRYVLSGAAREDGKIAIWKVE; encoded by the exons ATGGCAGATATTCCCTCTGGACTGCTGGAGGCTTGTGTGGTGGTTGGAGCAGCCAGCGATAAACTCAGGGAAGTCCATCAG TCCCATCAACAGGGCAAAATCAAAGAGCTTCCCCTGTTGGGGGCAGAGGTACTACAGGTTCATGCCCCACCTTTCGTGACCAAGGAGAGTGCGAGTAGCGAGAACCAGGGTCACGCCCCGGCCTTCAGCAGGGTCCAGAGGAGGCGCTCCTTCatcaagaagaagaaggagagggctGGAATAGCTAACGGAGAGACAGCCAAGGGTAGCGATGGAGGGGGCGGCACCACCACAGAGGACATCAGTGTCCCCAAGGACCTGGACCTCATCGCCCTGCCTCAACTCTGCTTCCCAG GTGGTCTTCAGATAGCCAGCGAGCAGAGAGAAGACTCGTACCATTACCTGGTGTTTACTGATGTCTTTGGGAACAGGACACATGCTGTAGTGGTGCAGTACTACAGGCCTATACAG TTTTTTCAGGATGGTGGGCACCAAAATGGCCACCGGTCATCCTCCAAGTCGTCCCGTCTCTACACGGCATACGGCATCTGTGTCATCTCTAAATACCCTTACTACAACGCTCTCCGGGACTGCCTGTCATG TCTCTTGACCCAGCTCAAGCCCAGCTGGATGGGGGACTTtgaggagagggtgaaggagttTTCAGCCAAGCTGGCGCTGGTGCCCATTCCCCCACCTGGGCAACTTCATGTG GTCTTTAACCTCAGGCCTCTCCAGATTGGGCTTCCCTCCCGGGAGGATAAGGACCGGCCGGCTGTTGACCTGGACCTCCATCTGCCTTTCCTGTGCTTTAGACCCCGACAGCTCCTCCAA ATCATTACCAGCCTGTTGACAGAGCAGAGGGTAGTACTGTTGTCCTGTGACTGGGCCCGGCTCACCCTGCTGGCAGAGAGCCTGATGCTCTTCATCCACCCCCTGGTGTGGCAGCACCCCTTCGTGCCCATCCTCTCACACCAGATGCTGGACTTCCTCATGGCGCCCACCGCCTACCTCATGGGCTGTCATCTGCACCACTATGAAGAGGTGGCTGCG GAGGTAGCCGCG GAAACGGATGATCTGATCCTGGTTAATATTGATGATGGGACCGTGTCGTCTTCCTGGTCTGATGGGATTGACCTGCCCGATGTCCCGCTGGCGGCCGCAGAGTGTTTTATAACACG ggtGGAGGGCCTCCAGGTGCACTATGACCTGGAGGTGTGTCACCTGGGGGCCAGTACAGAGGTGAACGAGAGGAGGGCCCAGAGGAAGCAGTGGCAGAGGAAACTCAACACACACATCCAGAATATCACTCTGGAACTCATCGTCAACATCTTCA gagaAGTCCACGATCACCTCAACTATGAGCACAGAGTCTTCAACAGTGAGGAGTTCTTTAGGTCTAGAGAGCAAGCAGACCAGCCATTCTACAAGAAG gTGTTGGACACACACATCTTCCACTCATTCCTACGGGATCGTCTGAACAGGAAGATGGACGCATTCACACGTATGGAGCTGAGTACTCGGACAGAAGCTTACAg GCTGAGGTCCATGACAGAGTCTCCGCGGCGGCCCACCATGCAGGAGTTGGCCCGTAAATACACCAGCCCAGAGAGCCGGCTCAGCAAGAGGCTGGGGGCCAGCCTGCCCAACCTGGGGGAGAGTGGGGGGTCTCTGGTGGGGCCCCTCAGGCAGACCTCCTTCAAGAACATACAGGTGGACAGCG GTATGAAGTCTCCCCAGAGGCCAGTGAGATTCTTCAAGCTTCCTGAGTTCCCCCCTCCGCTGGCCTACCACTACGTCCAGAATTACTACCAGGAGATGATCACCCTCCTGGGCAAGGCCATCAGCGGGGCGGCCTCCGAGGACTCCTCTCTCCTGGCTCGCTATCACTACCTCAGGGGCTTCGTGAACACCGTGGCCGGTAAACGCCTGGACGCTCTGGAAGACTTCCAGAACCTctacaagacagacacagacatcttCCCTGGCGAGCTGGTCAACGCGCTGGTGGACTCTCTACAGGAGGGCGAACAGGCACTGGCTGACCGCCGACCCGAAATCAAACGCCTGATTAGTCAAGTGAAGAGGGACCATGAGAGGGAGCGGGCGCGCCATGTCGACGAAGGTGTCAAGCGGTTCCAACTCCCGAAAAAGCACATGCAGTTGGAGGACTTTGTGAGGCATGTGCAGGAGTCTGGGATTGTCAAAGACCAGGGGACCATTCACCGGCTGTTTGAGGCTCTCACTGTGG GCCAGCAGAAACAGGTGGACCCGGAGATATTCCGCGTGTTCTACACCTTCTGGAAGGAGACGGAGGCCGAGGCTKAGGAAGTGGCCCTGCCGGCCTCGGCCCTGGAGCACCTGGAGGCTAATGAGTGTGTCTTCAAGCTGTCCTCTTCGGTCAAGACAAGCCACGGCGTYGGCAAGATCGCCATGACACAGAGACGGCTGTTCCTGCTGACCGAAGGACGACCCGGGTACATGGAGGTCACCAAGTTCAGAGACATTGAG GAGGTGAAGATCTCCTCTGCTCCCTTCCTACTGCTGAGGATCCCGTCTTTGAAGATCAAGACCACCCTGAGGAAGGAGACGTTCGAGGTCAACCTGAAGTCAGAGGTTGACCTCTGGCACCTCATGGTCAAGGAGATGTGGGCTGGAAGGAAGATGGCCGACGACCACAAG GACCCCCAATATATGCAGCAGGCTCTGACCAACGCCCTGTTGATGGATGCAGTTGTTGGTTGTCTGCAGTCACAAAAGGCCATTTTTGCTGCAACCAAGCTGGCACACTTTGACAGAATGAAACTGGAAG TCCCGCTGATGGTCCCTAAAACCACGTCAGAGACCCTGAAACACAAGATCAACCCTTCTCTGGACCTGACAAGCCCCCAGGCGGTGGATGTTCTGCTCTACACCCCAG GCCAGCTGGGCGTGTCGTCTGACTCTGAGGGTGATGGGAACCCCAAACTGTGGTGTGCCTTGAGTGACGGGAAGGTGGTGGTGTTTGATGCAACCAGCTGGTCCATGCAGCAGAACCAAGTCCAAGTGGGAACTTCACGAGTG AACTGCATGCTGGGAGTGGACCGGCAGCAAGTGTGGATTGGCTCCCAGGATTCAGTCATTTACATAATCAGCACCCGCAGCATGTCCTGTAACAAGCAGCTGACAGACCACCGCAGTGAGGTCACAGGGCTGTCCCTAGGGGAACGCGGCGAGAAATACAG CCCCAAGGTGGCATACTCCTGCAGTGCGGAGGGTGCAGTGATAGTGTGGGACGTGTCCACGTTAAAGGTCAGGAAACAGTTCCGGGTCTCCTGCGACCGTCTCCAGTCCGTTCAGCTCTGCAATGGAACCCTATGGTGCT GTGCCAGAGACTGCATTATGGAGGTGTGGAAAAACGGAATGTTACATCGCAAGATCTCCCTTCCTGAGCAGCTCTGTGG